In the Oryza glaberrima chromosome 6, OglaRS2, whole genome shotgun sequence genome, one interval contains:
- the LOC127776238 gene encoding mitogen-activated protein kinase 11 isoform X3 translates to MQTSNFRKKNAAEVDFFMGYGDVNRYEVLEVIGKGSYGLVCSANDIHTGEKVAIKKIHNIFEHISDAARILREIKLLRLLRHPDIVEIKHIMLPPSKMDFRDIYVVFELMESDLHQVIKANDDLTREHYQFFLYQMLRALKYIHTANVYHRDLKPKNILANANCKLKICDFGLARVAFTDAPTTVFWTDYVATRWYRAPELCGSFYSKYTPAIDIWSIGCIFAEVLIGKPLFPGKNVVHQLDLITDLLGTPSLDAISQVRNDKARKYLTCMRKKQPASFSHKFPKADPLALQLLRKLLAFDPKDRPSAQEALADPYFNGLAKVEREPSCQPIPKMEFEFERRRATKEDIKELIFQEILEYHPQLLKEHISGTERPNFHHLSVVDQFRKQFTQVEENLNGSGAAVSLQRKHSSLPRRAFNYR, encoded by the exons ATGCAGACCAGCAATTTTCGTAAGAAG AATGCAGCAGAGGTGGATTTCTTCATGGGGTATGGTGATGTTAATCGATACGAAGTTCTGGAGGTCATAGGAAAAGGAAGTTATGGACTTGTATGTTCTGCAAATGATATACATACTGGAGAAAAGGTTGCAATAAAGAAGATACACAACATTTTTGAACATATATCAGATGCTGCACGCATACTCCGTGAAATCAAGCTTCTCAGGCTGCTTAGGCATCCTGACATAGTGGAAATAAAGCATATTATGCTACCCCCATCCAAGATGGATTTCAGGGACATATATGTTGTCTTTGAGCTTATGGAATCAGATCTTCATCAGGTCATAAAGGCTAATGATGATTTGACAAGAGAGCACTATCAATTTTTCCTGTATCAGATGCTCCGTGCTTTGAAATATATCCATACAG CAAATGTTTATCACAGAGATCTGAAGCCAAAAAACATACTTGCTAATGCAAATTGCAAACTCAAAATATGTGATTTTGGTTTGGCAAGAGTTGCATTCACTGATGCTCCCACTACAGTCTTCTGGACC GATTATGTTGCAACGAGATGGTATAGAGCACCTGAACTGTGTGGTTCATTTTATTCCAAG TACACACCAGCTATTGATATATGGAGTATAGGGTGCATTTTTGCTGAGGTGTTGATTGGAAAGCCACTATTTCCTGGTAAAAATGTTGTTCACCAGTTGGATTTGATAACTGATCTTCTGGGAACACCCTCCTTAGATGCTATTTCTCAG GTGCGGAATGACAAGGCAAGAAAATATCTGACATGCATGCGGAAGAAGCAGCCTGCATCATTTTCACATAAATTTCCGAAGGCTGATCCATTAGCATTACAATTGCTTAGGAAGCTTCTAGCTTTTGATCCAAAGGACCGTCCATCTGCTCAAGAG GCACTGGCAGATCCGTACTTCAATGGATTAGCAAAGGTAGAGCGAGAACCATCTTGTCAGCCAATTCCAAAGatggaatttgaatttgagCGTCGGAGAGCAACAAAGGAGGATATCAAGGAACTTATTTTTCAAGAAATATTGGAGTACCATCCTCAATTATTGAAAGAACACATCAGTGGAACAGAAAGGCCAAATTTTCATCATTTAAG TGTGGTTGACCAATTCAGAAAGCAATTTACTCAAGTTGAGGAAAATCTGAATGGAAGTGGGGCTGCTGTTTCGCTACAGAGGAAACATTCTTCTTTGCCAAG GCGAGCCTTCAACTATCGTTAG
- the LOC127776238 gene encoding mitogen-activated protein kinase 11 isoform X1: protein MQTSNFRKKNAAEVDFFMGYGDVNRYEVLEVIGKGSYGLVCSANDIHTGEKVAIKKIHNIFEHISDAARILREIKLLRLLRHPDIVEIKHIMLPPSKMDFRDIYVVFELMESDLHQVIKANDDLTREHYQFFLYQMLRALKYIHTANVYHRDLKPKNILANANCKLKICDFGLARVAFTDAPTTVFWTDYVATRWYRAPELCGSFYSKYTPAIDIWSIGCIFAEVLIGKPLFPGKNVVHQLDLITDLLGTPSLDAISQVRNDKARKYLTCMRKKQPASFSHKFPKADPLALQLLRKLLAFDPKDRPSAQEALADPYFNGLAKVEREPSCQPIPKMEFEFERRRATKEDIKELIFQEILEYHPQLLKEHISGTERPNFHHLSVVDQFRKQFTQVEENLNGSGAAVSLQRKHSSLPRSTIVHSAAIPAKDYKHVASSSTKLAVDGSWNAQIQGVHANIAGEPSTIVRPAVSSERSLAPTLQWQPNMTHFLNHALCYQNTVFSGSLLDATGPAQAIPRTTPYVDSRSGNLDLYQHHVSREDVQSDTATAQAHAASHGPVPAVSYSLPGTYRIT, encoded by the exons ATGCAGACCAGCAATTTTCGTAAGAAG AATGCAGCAGAGGTGGATTTCTTCATGGGGTATGGTGATGTTAATCGATACGAAGTTCTGGAGGTCATAGGAAAAGGAAGTTATGGACTTGTATGTTCTGCAAATGATATACATACTGGAGAAAAGGTTGCAATAAAGAAGATACACAACATTTTTGAACATATATCAGATGCTGCACGCATACTCCGTGAAATCAAGCTTCTCAGGCTGCTTAGGCATCCTGACATAGTGGAAATAAAGCATATTATGCTACCCCCATCCAAGATGGATTTCAGGGACATATATGTTGTCTTTGAGCTTATGGAATCAGATCTTCATCAGGTCATAAAGGCTAATGATGATTTGACAAGAGAGCACTATCAATTTTTCCTGTATCAGATGCTCCGTGCTTTGAAATATATCCATACAG CAAATGTTTATCACAGAGATCTGAAGCCAAAAAACATACTTGCTAATGCAAATTGCAAACTCAAAATATGTGATTTTGGTTTGGCAAGAGTTGCATTCACTGATGCTCCCACTACAGTCTTCTGGACC GATTATGTTGCAACGAGATGGTATAGAGCACCTGAACTGTGTGGTTCATTTTATTCCAAG TACACACCAGCTATTGATATATGGAGTATAGGGTGCATTTTTGCTGAGGTGTTGATTGGAAAGCCACTATTTCCTGGTAAAAATGTTGTTCACCAGTTGGATTTGATAACTGATCTTCTGGGAACACCCTCCTTAGATGCTATTTCTCAG GTGCGGAATGACAAGGCAAGAAAATATCTGACATGCATGCGGAAGAAGCAGCCTGCATCATTTTCACATAAATTTCCGAAGGCTGATCCATTAGCATTACAATTGCTTAGGAAGCTTCTAGCTTTTGATCCAAAGGACCGTCCATCTGCTCAAGAG GCACTGGCAGATCCGTACTTCAATGGATTAGCAAAGGTAGAGCGAGAACCATCTTGTCAGCCAATTCCAAAGatggaatttgaatttgagCGTCGGAGAGCAACAAAGGAGGATATCAAGGAACTTATTTTTCAAGAAATATTGGAGTACCATCCTCAATTATTGAAAGAACACATCAGTGGAACAGAAAGGCCAAATTTTCATCATTTAAG TGTGGTTGACCAATTCAGAAAGCAATTTACTCAAGTTGAGGAAAATCTGAATGGAAGTGGGGCTGCTGTTTCGCTACAGAGGAAACATTCTTCTTTGCCAAG GTCAACAATAGTGCACTCTGCTGCAATTCCTGCAAAGGATTATAAACATGTGGCCTCATCTAGTACAAAGCTTGCAGTAGATGGATCTTGGAATGCACAGATTCAGGGAGTACATGCAAATATAGCTG GCGAGCCTTCAACTATCGTTAGACCTGCAGTGTCCTCGGAAAGAAGCTTAGCGCCTACACTTCAATGGCAACCAAATATGACGCATTTTCTGAATCATGCATTGTGTTACCAGAACACAGTATTTAGCGGGTCACTTCTTGATGCAACAGGCCCAGCCCAAGCCATTCCTCGAACTACTCCATATGTAGACTCCAGGTCCGGGAACTTGGACCTCTATCAGCATCATGTTTCTAGAGAGGATGTACAAAGTGACACAGCCACTGCACAAGCACACGCTGCTTCTCATGGCCCGGTTCCAGCTGTGTCTTACAGTCTTCCAGGGACGTATAGAATCACCTAG
- the LOC127776238 gene encoding mitogen-activated protein kinase 11 isoform X2 → MQTSNFRKKNAAEVDFFMGYGDVNRYEVLEVIGKGSYGLVCSANDIHTGEKVAIKKIHNIFEHISDAARILREIKLLRLLRHPDIVEIKHIMLPPSKMDFRDIYVVFELMESDLHQVIKANDDLTREHYQFFLYQMLRALKYIHTANVYHRDLKPKNILANANCKLKICDFGLARVAFTDAPTTVFWTDYVATRWYRAPELCGSFYSKYTPAIDIWSIGCIFAEVLIGKPLFPGKNVVHQLDLITDLLGTPSLDAISQALADPYFNGLAKVEREPSCQPIPKMEFEFERRRATKEDIKELIFQEILEYHPQLLKEHISGTERPNFHHLSVVDQFRKQFTQVEENLNGSGAAVSLQRKHSSLPRSTIVHSAAIPAKDYKHVASSSTKLAVDGSWNAQIQGVHANIAGEPSTIVRPAVSSERSLAPTLQWQPNMTHFLNHALCYQNTVFSGSLLDATGPAQAIPRTTPYVDSRSGNLDLYQHHVSREDVQSDTATAQAHAASHGPVPAVSYSLPGTYRIT, encoded by the exons ATGCAGACCAGCAATTTTCGTAAGAAG AATGCAGCAGAGGTGGATTTCTTCATGGGGTATGGTGATGTTAATCGATACGAAGTTCTGGAGGTCATAGGAAAAGGAAGTTATGGACTTGTATGTTCTGCAAATGATATACATACTGGAGAAAAGGTTGCAATAAAGAAGATACACAACATTTTTGAACATATATCAGATGCTGCACGCATACTCCGTGAAATCAAGCTTCTCAGGCTGCTTAGGCATCCTGACATAGTGGAAATAAAGCATATTATGCTACCCCCATCCAAGATGGATTTCAGGGACATATATGTTGTCTTTGAGCTTATGGAATCAGATCTTCATCAGGTCATAAAGGCTAATGATGATTTGACAAGAGAGCACTATCAATTTTTCCTGTATCAGATGCTCCGTGCTTTGAAATATATCCATACAG CAAATGTTTATCACAGAGATCTGAAGCCAAAAAACATACTTGCTAATGCAAATTGCAAACTCAAAATATGTGATTTTGGTTTGGCAAGAGTTGCATTCACTGATGCTCCCACTACAGTCTTCTGGACC GATTATGTTGCAACGAGATGGTATAGAGCACCTGAACTGTGTGGTTCATTTTATTCCAAG TACACACCAGCTATTGATATATGGAGTATAGGGTGCATTTTTGCTGAGGTGTTGATTGGAAAGCCACTATTTCCTGGTAAAAATGTTGTTCACCAGTTGGATTTGATAACTGATCTTCTGGGAACACCCTCCTTAGATGCTATTTCTCAG GCACTGGCAGATCCGTACTTCAATGGATTAGCAAAGGTAGAGCGAGAACCATCTTGTCAGCCAATTCCAAAGatggaatttgaatttgagCGTCGGAGAGCAACAAAGGAGGATATCAAGGAACTTATTTTTCAAGAAATATTGGAGTACCATCCTCAATTATTGAAAGAACACATCAGTGGAACAGAAAGGCCAAATTTTCATCATTTAAG TGTGGTTGACCAATTCAGAAAGCAATTTACTCAAGTTGAGGAAAATCTGAATGGAAGTGGGGCTGCTGTTTCGCTACAGAGGAAACATTCTTCTTTGCCAAG GTCAACAATAGTGCACTCTGCTGCAATTCCTGCAAAGGATTATAAACATGTGGCCTCATCTAGTACAAAGCTTGCAGTAGATGGATCTTGGAATGCACAGATTCAGGGAGTACATGCAAATATAGCTG GCGAGCCTTCAACTATCGTTAGACCTGCAGTGTCCTCGGAAAGAAGCTTAGCGCCTACACTTCAATGGCAACCAAATATGACGCATTTTCTGAATCATGCATTGTGTTACCAGAACACAGTATTTAGCGGGTCACTTCTTGATGCAACAGGCCCAGCCCAAGCCATTCCTCGAACTACTCCATATGTAGACTCCAGGTCCGGGAACTTGGACCTCTATCAGCATCATGTTTCTAGAGAGGATGTACAAAGTGACACAGCCACTGCACAAGCACACGCTGCTTCTCATGGCCCGGTTCCAGCTGTGTCTTACAGTCTTCCAGGGACGTATAGAATCACCTAG